One stretch of Pseudomonadota bacterium DNA includes these proteins:
- the raiA gene encoding ribosome-associated translation inhibitor RaiA, translated as MSLRITGKNMDIGQALRGHVDEKLEEALEKYFAGGYSGHVTMEREGAGFRTDCTIHLDSGVILHATGFHIDPHQSADQASARIEKRLRRYKRRLKDHQNDKSERQMMAEASYVTFAMPDENEEPGEDFAPTVVAETQTKMKTLTVASAVLDLDFTGAPLVLFKNAGSGRVNVVYRRNDGNIGWIDPSS; from the coding sequence ATGAGCCTGCGGATCACCGGCAAGAACATGGACATCGGCCAAGCATTGCGCGGCCATGTTGACGAAAAGCTGGAAGAGGCCCTCGAGAAGTATTTCGCCGGCGGCTATTCGGGCCACGTCACAATGGAGCGCGAAGGCGCGGGTTTTCGAACCGACTGCACGATTCACCTTGATTCGGGGGTGATTCTGCACGCGACCGGTTTTCATATCGACCCGCACCAAAGCGCCGATCAGGCCTCGGCACGCATTGAGAAACGCTTGCGCCGCTATAAACGGCGCCTCAAGGACCATCAGAACGATAAATCCGAGCGACAGATGATGGCAGAAGCGAGCTACGTGACGTTTGCCATGCCCGACGAAAACGAAGAGCCTGGCGAAGATTTTGCGCCCACTGTCGTTGCGGAAACACAGACCAAAATGAAAACCCTCACGGTCGCCAGCGCCGTGCTTGATCTCGACTTTACCGGCGCCCCACTCGTGCTGTTCAAAAATGCCGGAAGCGGGCGGGTGAATGTGGTTTACCGACGCAATGATGGAAATATAGGCTGGATTGATCCTTCAAGCTGA
- the rpoN gene encoding RNA polymerase factor sigma-54, whose amino-acid sequence MSHIPAMGLSPKLVLRQSQTLTITPQLMQAIKLLQFSSLELSQFIDKELVQNPLLERDERAEGPINGDSEFELSEPVNGSGTEETANLSLGTLDSGPQAIADTLDTSAENVFPEDPAQGAAPATDGERAFGMGMGSGQSVAERPDFDHYISRPETLHDHLGAQLAIAIKDPSARIIGTMLIDAIDDNGYLQTSPEDVAERLQAPLAKVEDVLSRIQRFDPVGIGARNLAECLALQLREANRFDPAMQAMINNLPLAAKRDFAKLKRLCGVDQDDLMDMLAELRALDPKPGRGFSSSPVDVVVPDIIVREEPGGSWGVELNAETVPRLLVNRTYYATIDRKTLSVEDRSYLSDQLQSASWLIKSLDQRARTMIKVGQEIVRQQDGFFARGVEHLKPLTLRQIAEAIDMHESTVSRVTSNKYIATPRGTFEMKYFFTAAIASADGGDAHAAEAVRQRIKKLIDAETADEILSDDQLVKALKADGVDIARRTVAKYREAMRIASSVQRRREKKARAHA is encoded by the coding sequence TTGTCGCATATCCCTGCCATGGGTCTGTCGCCAAAGCTCGTTCTGCGCCAAAGTCAAACGCTTACGATCACGCCGCAGCTGATGCAGGCGATCAAGCTGTTGCAGTTTTCATCGCTCGAACTTTCCCAATTCATCGACAAAGAACTGGTTCAGAACCCGCTTTTGGAGCGTGATGAGCGTGCCGAGGGTCCGATCAATGGTGACAGCGAATTTGAGCTATCCGAACCCGTGAACGGGTCCGGAACGGAAGAGACCGCAAACCTGTCCTTGGGCACCCTTGATTCTGGTCCGCAAGCCATCGCGGACACTTTGGACACATCGGCTGAAAACGTTTTCCCCGAAGACCCCGCGCAAGGAGCGGCCCCTGCGACTGATGGTGAGCGAGCTTTTGGTATGGGGATGGGCAGTGGTCAATCGGTCGCCGAGCGACCCGACTTCGATCATTACATCAGCCGTCCAGAGACGCTCCATGACCATTTGGGAGCGCAACTGGCAATAGCGATCAAGGATCCCAGCGCCCGTATCATCGGAACGATGCTCATCGATGCCATTGACGACAACGGCTATTTACAAACATCGCCCGAGGATGTCGCCGAACGCCTGCAAGCGCCGCTCGCCAAAGTGGAAGACGTCCTGTCTCGCATCCAGCGTTTCGATCCGGTCGGCATCGGTGCGCGAAACCTGGCCGAGTGTCTCGCGTTGCAGCTACGTGAAGCGAACCGTTTTGATCCCGCGATGCAAGCGATGATCAACAACCTACCCCTTGCGGCGAAGCGCGACTTCGCAAAGCTCAAGCGACTATGCGGTGTTGATCAGGACGACTTGATGGACATGCTTGCAGAGTTACGGGCGCTTGATCCCAAGCCCGGTCGCGGTTTTTCCTCCAGCCCTGTCGATGTTGTTGTTCCGGACATAATCGTGCGGGAAGAGCCGGGAGGCTCATGGGGCGTCGAGCTGAACGCGGAAACCGTGCCTCGCCTGCTTGTTAATCGAACCTACTACGCCACAATCGACCGCAAGACCCTCTCTGTTGAGGATCGGAGCTATTTATCCGATCAACTGCAATCAGCGAGCTGGCTTATCAAGAGCCTCGATCAACGTGCCCGCACCATGATCAAGGTCGGCCAGGAAATCGTCAGACAACAGGACGGCTTCTTTGCCCGTGGCGTCGAGCATCTCAAGCCTCTGACGCTGCGGCAGATCGCTGAGGCCATCGACATGCATGAATCGACCGTCAGTCGTGTTACGTCGAACAAATACATCGCCACCCCGCGTGGCACATTTGAAATGAAGTACTTCTTCACCGCTGCCATAGCCTCCGCCGACGGCGGCGACGCCCATGCGGCTGAAGCGGTTCGACAGCGCATAAAGAAGCTGATCGACGCCGAGACCGCGGACGAAATTCTGTCAGACGATCAACTGGTCAAAGCACTCAAAGCCGATGGCGTCGACATCGCGCGACGCACCGTAGCAAAGTACCGCGAGGCCATGCGGATCGCCTCGTCGGTCCAGCGCCGCCGCGAGAAAAAAGCGCGCGCCCACGCCTGA
- the lptB gene encoding LPS export ABC transporter ATP-binding protein, whose product MNGNQAIATSPTAVTGEAGSLVVAGLRKSYRGRTVVSDAGLTLRRGEAVGLLGPNGAGKTTIFYMITGLVLPDAGLIHLDGQDITHLPMYQRARLGIGYLPQEASIFRGMTVAENIMAVLELVEPDANKRKDELDALLGEFSIAKLRDTPSIALSGGERRRCEIARALASRPAYMLLDEPFAGVDPIAVGDIRTLVRHLTTRGIGVLITDHNVRETLNLIDRATIIHSGRVLTEGTPKAIVADPEARRLYLGESFTL is encoded by the coding sequence ATGAACGGTAACCAGGCCATTGCTACTTCACCAACCGCCGTGACCGGAGAAGCAGGTAGCCTCGTCGTTGCAGGTTTACGAAAAAGCTACCGCGGTCGCACCGTGGTCAGTGATGCAGGGCTGACGCTCAGGCGGGGCGAAGCGGTCGGACTGCTGGGGCCAAACGGGGCCGGCAAAACCACAATTTTCTATATGATCACCGGCCTTGTCTTGCCCGATGCCGGGCTCATCCATCTGGACGGGCAGGACATCACGCACCTTCCGATGTATCAGCGGGCGCGGCTCGGAATCGGATACCTGCCGCAGGAAGCGTCAATTTTCCGCGGCATGACCGTCGCGGAGAATATCATGGCGGTACTGGAACTGGTCGAGCCGGACGCAAACAAGCGCAAGGATGAATTGGATGCACTGCTGGGGGAGTTCTCAATCGCCAAGTTGCGCGACACGCCTTCGATCGCCTTGTCAGGCGGCGAGCGACGCCGCTGTGAAATCGCCCGGGCGCTCGCAAGCCGCCCAGCCTACATGCTGCTGGACGAGCCATTTGCGGGAGTCGACCCAATAGCTGTGGGCGATATTCGAACGCTGGTGCGCCATCTCACGACACGGGGCATCGGGGTCCTGATCACCGACCACAATGTTCGCGAAACGCTCAACCTGATTGATCGTGCCACGATCATCCATTCGGGTCGTGTTCTCACCGAGGGCACGCCCAAGGCGATCGTTGCGGATCCAGAGGCCCGCCGGCTTTATCTTGGTGAAAGCTTCACCCTTTAA
- a CDS encoding LptA/OstA family protein, with product MIGQARPFRSVTSSPLRLLSIWLMAMLALGLWGYQPASAQRLADGLSGFTQRSNEPIEIEADALEVLDSENVAVFTGNVRVTQGTAELETRELRVHYVGGADQNNIGPASSQGLRLLEAIGAVRIRSEQEYAEGDQGRFDFVTETITLTGNVLLQQGENLLRGQRLVVDLASRESRLEAAPSAGAGSQRVTGVFVPGSDR from the coding sequence ATGATCGGCCAAGCTCGACCCTTTCGGTCTGTCACAAGCAGCCCGCTACGCCTCCTGTCTATCTGGCTCATGGCCATGCTTGCCCTTGGCTTGTGGGGGTACCAGCCAGCGTCTGCACAGAGGCTAGCTGATGGGTTAAGTGGCTTCACACAGCGATCCAACGAACCCATCGAAATCGAAGCGGATGCGCTTGAGGTTCTCGACAGCGAAAATGTGGCGGTTTTCACCGGTAACGTCCGGGTCACGCAAGGAACGGCGGAGCTGGAAACACGCGAGTTGCGCGTCCATTACGTCGGTGGGGCCGATCAGAACAACATTGGCCCGGCCAGTAGCCAGGGCTTGCGACTTCTCGAGGCCATCGGTGCTGTTCGCATTCGCTCGGAACAGGAATATGCTGAGGGCGATCAGGGACGGTTCGACTTCGTAACCGAGACGATCACCTTGACCGGAAATGTGCTGTTGCAACAGGGCGAAAACCTGCTGCGTGGCCAGCGCCTCGTCGTCGATCTCGCCAGCCGCGAAAGCCGACTTGAGGCCGCGCCAAGTGCCGGCGCAGGCTCACAGCGCGTTACCGGGGTTTTCGTTCCGGGCTCCGACCGCTAG
- a CDS encoding ribonuclease H-like domain-containing protein produces the protein MTDIRLHKGDLPSLDAYTGDVAIDTEAMGLNPHRDRLCVVQLSPGDGSADVVQIAKGQTSAPNLEALLADAGKTKIFHYARFDVALLFHTFGVMTTPVFCTKIASRLTRTYTDQHGLKSLSKELLGVDMSKQQQSSDWGAETLSDAQQAYAASDVLHLHALKTTLEQRLEREDRRAIADACFNFLPTRAKLDLMGWHDSDIFAHS, from the coding sequence ATGACAGATATCAGGCTGCACAAGGGTGATCTGCCCTCCCTCGATGCCTATACCGGCGATGTCGCCATCGATACCGAAGCAATGGGCCTCAACCCTCACCGCGACCGGCTGTGCGTGGTTCAGCTGTCACCCGGCGACGGCTCGGCGGATGTTGTGCAGATCGCCAAAGGGCAGACGTCTGCGCCAAATCTGGAGGCGCTCCTGGCCGATGCTGGCAAGACAAAGATCTTCCATTATGCGCGCTTCGACGTGGCACTGTTGTTTCACACGTTCGGGGTCATGACGACGCCCGTTTTCTGCACGAAGATCGCCTCACGATTGACCCGAACCTACACCGACCAGCATGGACTGAAGAGCCTGTCCAAAGAGCTACTGGGCGTTGATATGTCCAAGCAGCAGCAATCCAGCGATTGGGGTGCCGAGACCCTTTCGGATGCCCAACAAGCCTATGCAGCGTCCGACGTCTTGCATTTGCACGCACTCAAAACCACGTTGGAACAACGACTTGAGCGGGAAGATCGGCGGGCGATTGCCGACGCATGTTTCAACTTCCTTCCCACGCGCGCAAAGCTTGATCTTATGGGTTGGCATGACAGCGATATCTTCGCCCACTCCTGA
- a CDS encoding D-Ala-D-Ala carboxypeptidase family metallohydrolase, whose protein sequence is MQSAIELDQKIHDAIAHNDADALQALLEELYQPAEASNRPFDAAIELKPSYREQLGGDGFESDAALNWANQIDRGLRRVAYNLKTAFGFTGTRIVSEGDSWFQYPLLLADVIDNFAEEPDFAVLSVGAAGDLVQHMAIRREYDAAIRETKTRIMLLSGGGNDLLGDGKLKLLLNPYFDGATATDLINKPALQTISGEILNYYAQILQDVLTNHPNVTVFGHGYDTPFPMQGEKYFGIPFEEAGIPLPLGREVVAEIVAFFRDQLSALAERFPNYRFIDLTGTVGDHPNSWKDELHPENAGFKRATQPMIAAVREHLATLPLDLGVESFGPESLFGDSLASDAGQGAANGSEAGPVSDSVGSGGEPAHHPGDHDHDSQGQDGFEDMCAAMLAENIAGPHGDDEANEDGEADAIHAEQAIAFEQLNDFPVEGLSILKRIFGPLKRRGYDYDTFAGHIERLDLRYFTPREFLFMGGSNEAGRCAGKNEAPPKELWDNIVPTALMLDEIRHRLGAPIRILSCYRSPAYNRCIGGASKSLHMQFRAVDWTCDGGSAAEWCRIAQEVRGIRSKFTGGVGQYDSSRFVHIDTRGYKADWRK, encoded by the coding sequence ATGCAATCCGCCATCGAGCTGGATCAAAAAATACACGACGCCATTGCTCACAACGATGCAGACGCGCTGCAGGCATTGCTTGAAGAGCTGTATCAACCGGCCGAGGCAAGCAACCGTCCTTTCGACGCTGCAATCGAGCTTAAGCCGAGCTATCGCGAACAACTCGGTGGCGATGGATTTGAAAGCGATGCAGCGCTCAACTGGGCCAACCAGATCGATCGCGGGCTGCGGCGCGTCGCCTACAATCTCAAAACGGCTTTCGGTTTCACCGGGACGCGGATCGTCTCGGAGGGGGATAGTTGGTTCCAATACCCTCTGCTTCTGGCCGATGTGATAGACAACTTCGCCGAGGAGCCGGACTTCGCTGTGCTGTCGGTCGGCGCCGCCGGCGATCTCGTTCAACACATGGCGATCCGCCGGGAATATGATGCTGCGATCCGCGAGACCAAGACGCGGATCATGCTGCTCTCAGGCGGAGGCAATGACCTGTTGGGTGATGGCAAACTGAAGCTGCTCTTGAACCCGTATTTTGATGGGGCAACGGCCACCGATCTGATCAACAAGCCCGCGCTTCAAACGATATCCGGCGAGATTCTGAACTACTACGCCCAGATCCTGCAGGACGTTCTTACCAACCATCCCAACGTCACGGTGTTCGGGCATGGTTATGACACGCCCTTCCCGATGCAAGGGGAGAAATATTTCGGCATTCCGTTCGAGGAGGCGGGCATACCCTTGCCTCTGGGACGGGAAGTCGTGGCGGAAATTGTCGCTTTTTTCCGCGATCAGCTCAGCGCGCTGGCTGAACGGTTCCCCAACTATCGTTTCATCGATCTCACCGGGACGGTCGGCGACCACCCCAACAGCTGGAAGGATGAGTTGCACCCAGAAAACGCCGGCTTCAAACGCGCCACCCAACCGATGATCGCGGCTGTGCGCGAGCATCTGGCCACACTACCGCTTGATCTCGGTGTGGAGAGTTTCGGGCCCGAGAGCCTTTTCGGCGATAGCCTCGCATCGGATGCCGGGCAGGGTGCTGCAAATGGCAGTGAAGCGGGGCCGGTCTCAGACAGTGTCGGTTCTGGCGGCGAACCGGCACACCATCCCGGCGATCATGATCACGATAGCCAAGGGCAGGACGGGTTCGAGGACATGTGCGCGGCCATGCTGGCCGAGAACATTGCCGGACCTCATGGGGACGATGAGGCCAACGAAGATGGGGAAGCGGACGCCATCCATGCGGAGCAGGCGATTGCCTTCGAGCAGCTCAACGACTTCCCCGTTGAAGGGCTGTCCATCCTGAAGCGCATTTTCGGCCCCTTGAAGCGCCGCGGCTATGATTACGACACGTTTGCGGGGCACATTGAACGGCTCGACTTGCGCTACTTCACGCCGCGCGAGTTCCTCTTCATGGGCGGTAGCAACGAAGCGGGGCGCTGCGCTGGGAAAAACGAAGCGCCGCCAAAGGAGCTCTGGGACAACATTGTCCCCACCGCCCTGATGCTCGACGAGATCCGGCATCGCCTCGGCGCTCCAATCCGAATTCTCAGTTGTTACCGTAGCCCTGCCTACAATCGCTGCATCGGCGGCGCATCAAAAAGCCTGCACATGCAATTTCGCGCCGTCGACTGGACCTGTGATGGCGGCTCGGCTGCCGAATGGTGCCGAATTGCCCAGGAAGTGCGCGGTATCCGCAGCAAGTTCACCGGCGGTGTCGGACAGTACGATTCGAGCCGGTTCGTCCACATCGACACCCGCGGCTATAAGGCCGATTGGAGGAAGTGA
- a CDS encoding serine protease has protein sequence MEGGSVPFIRTWQESRAFNQLEGTGSIHNFKGMQEGWRASSGFEADVEEFNVIDASLLALLSTYRRAVCKITCEGTNFRGRQGRWSGTGFLVGPNLLVTNQHVINSEEVAATAQIDFEFERSPGELFQMASVLRDARRTMRLNPARLFQFSLAQGGLDYTFVWIEDEAAAGYGRIPMSRGSFIARPYDPIFIIHHPEGDFKKASVDDTEVLNVDGDLLLYAADTRSGSSGAPVIARNGKLVGLHHAFSADDRLLKNHKTRAATLQDGRAYTVANEGIKFSAIAVHLESRLSGAGSDKAAIQEILDHFEDSDSITGPFGARGRSVVEANVEQTDPELAIKAYKATDQDVDIATWHMQWLNAHADDAATLRLAATVFADITQDVWVLNGITRLTATALERELKASFDQDYELVFAEDETHPAQPLTAIFFNGRTVSIDRREWPKEIEDLWRVQARGDLELKTMLGPIFPSFPALFMLRSKGRDPAFCCNLVPLFVGQLGNAITRRAVAARLMTAIVKKMTEETPPVIDWLVVGDVGTPLRRTRHDAMGKAGFNPILALDRERGGFSFLRVPTSMVAQLFVPEGTQTIGDDGGMITHVPKAFQGRFANALTGDMPYGMRISLFDVATSADLEETESFLQSRGFYGGESMPMVQFPDKTLGATPIASDAAVATHNQDGADAMGAEGVFDSIKKLGGAARDAAGSVWDKISGDDDGGDDDVGGGRSGDGRSSGTGDLFDPGGAWEWKGLGKEAFLRANEGRIAGLVHDANDRMRSRYGDEGVPLTMLDVQMVLYCEAGVRQGAINPKALHSLGERGLLPLPANLGFWIGGDAPPHTRQLALDENMRLYTRYMAALKAKSVLNTRYGQIYRDLFTQRGIKGRPDRQARLLAGIIHGYFYSGTYSGQNTVPYERLLDGYSGDAGLPDMLGGTGYVHAGTSILTNRQANIEAALDAFWG, from the coding sequence ATGGAAGGCGGGTCGGTCCCTTTCATTCGGACGTGGCAGGAAAGCCGCGCCTTCAACCAGCTCGAAGGCACCGGAAGCATCCACAATTTCAAGGGCATGCAGGAGGGATGGCGCGCGTCGAGTGGCTTTGAAGCCGATGTTGAAGAGTTCAACGTTATCGATGCGAGCCTCTTGGCCCTTCTGTCGACCTATCGGCGAGCGGTTTGCAAAATCACCTGCGAGGGCACCAATTTCCGCGGTCGCCAGGGCCGTTGGTCCGGCACCGGCTTTCTGGTAGGGCCAAACTTGCTCGTGACCAATCAGCACGTCATCAATTCGGAGGAAGTGGCCGCAACGGCGCAAATCGATTTCGAATTTGAGCGCAGCCCCGGCGAGCTTTTTCAGATGGCATCGGTGCTGCGCGATGCACGCCGAACGATGCGTCTCAACCCAGCGCGTCTGTTTCAGTTCAGTCTTGCGCAAGGCGGGCTCGACTACACCTTTGTCTGGATCGAGGACGAGGCAGCGGCGGGCTATGGCCGGATCCCGATGTCCCGCGGGTCTTTCATTGCGCGGCCCTATGATCCGATCTTTATCATCCACCATCCAGAAGGGGACTTTAAGAAAGCCTCGGTGGATGACACCGAAGTTCTGAACGTCGATGGCGATCTGCTGCTTTATGCAGCCGATACGCGCTCAGGATCATCCGGCGCTCCGGTGATCGCGCGAAATGGCAAGCTTGTCGGTCTCCACCACGCCTTCAGCGCCGACGACAGGCTTTTGAAGAACCACAAGACGCGCGCTGCAACGCTGCAGGATGGCCGTGCCTATACGGTGGCCAATGAGGGCATCAAGTTTTCGGCAATCGCGGTGCATCTGGAAAGCCGGTTGAGCGGCGCGGGCTCCGACAAGGCAGCGATCCAGGAGATTCTCGATCACTTTGAGGATTCGGACTCCATTACCGGACCGTTTGGTGCGCGGGGTCGCTCGGTTGTTGAAGCCAACGTCGAGCAGACCGATCCCGAACTCGCCATCAAGGCCTACAAGGCAACCGATCAGGACGTTGATATTGCGACCTGGCACATGCAGTGGCTTAACGCGCACGCCGATGACGCGGCAACGCTCCGGCTGGCAGCGACCGTCTTTGCCGACATCACACAGGATGTCTGGGTGCTCAATGGGATCACGCGCCTGACAGCAACCGCGTTGGAACGTGAGCTGAAAGCCTCCTTCGACCAGGATTATGAGCTCGTGTTTGCGGAGGATGAAACACACCCTGCGCAGCCCCTGACAGCCATCTTTTTCAACGGCCGTACCGTCTCCATCGATCGACGGGAGTGGCCCAAAGAAATCGAAGATCTGTGGCGCGTCCAGGCGAGGGGTGACCTTGAACTGAAAACGATGCTTGGGCCGATTTTCCCAAGTTTTCCGGCGCTTTTCATGTTGCGCTCCAAGGGACGCGATCCAGCTTTTTGCTGCAATTTGGTTCCGCTGTTCGTCGGCCAACTCGGCAACGCCATCACCCGGCGCGCGGTGGCCGCTCGTCTGATGACGGCGATCGTCAAGAAAATGACCGAAGAGACGCCACCCGTCATCGATTGGCTCGTTGTCGGCGACGTTGGAACCCCGTTGCGGCGCACGCGCCATGACGCGATGGGGAAAGCCGGGTTCAACCCCATCCTGGCGCTCGATCGCGAGCGCGGCGGTTTTAGCTTTTTGCGCGTCCCGACCTCCATGGTCGCGCAACTGTTCGTGCCCGAGGGAACCCAGACGATTGGCGATGATGGGGGCATGATCACCCATGTGCCAAAGGCGTTTCAGGGACGGTTCGCCAACGCGCTGACCGGCGATATGCCCTACGGTATGCGGATAAGCCTGTTCGATGTGGCGACTTCCGCAGACCTTGAAGAAACAGAGAGCTTCCTGCAGTCACGCGGCTTTTATGGCGGGGAATCGATGCCGATGGTGCAATTCCCAGACAAGACCTTGGGCGCGACCCCGATTGCATCTGACGCTGCCGTGGCCACGCATAACCAAGACGGCGCAGATGCGATGGGTGCTGAAGGCGTGTTCGACTCGATCAAGAAGCTTGGTGGGGCAGCGCGCGACGCTGCTGGCTCGGTCTGGGACAAGATCTCAGGCGATGATGATGGGGGTGATGACGATGTTGGCGGCGGCCGGTCGGGCGATGGCCGGTCATCGGGAACCGGTGATTTGTTCGATCCCGGCGGCGCTTGGGAGTGGAAAGGCTTAGGGAAGGAAGCTTTTCTGCGCGCCAATGAGGGCCGGATTGCCGGTCTTGTGCACGATGCCAATGATCGGATGCGGTCGCGCTATGGCGACGAAGGCGTCCCCTTGACGATGCTAGACGTGCAAATGGTTCTGTATTGCGAGGCGGGGGTGCGGCAAGGTGCGATCAACCCGAAGGCGCTGCACAGCCTTGGCGAACGCGGGCTCTTGCCTCTGCCTGCCAATCTGGGATTCTGGATTGGAGGCGATGCGCCGCCGCATACCCGGCAGTTGGCTCTTGACGAGAACATGAGGCTTTACACCCGCTACATGGCGGCACTCAAAGCCAAGTCGGTTCTGAACACCCGCTACGGTCAGATTTACCGCGATCTTTTCACCCAGCGCGGCATCAAAGGCAGACCGGACCGCCAGGCGCGGCTGCTGGCGGGCATCATTCACGGGTACTTCTACAGCGGCACCTATTCGGGACAAAACACCGTGCCGTATGAACGGCTCCTCGATGGCTACAGCGGCGATGCGGGTCTGCCCGATATGCTTGGCGGGACGGGGTACGTTCACGCGGGGACCTCGATCCTCACCAATCGGCAAGCCAACATCGAAGCGGCGCTGGACGCATTCTGGGGGTAG
- a CDS encoding RraA family protein: MSDTLLAQLRSVDTPTVCNAIEVAQGQRGFDRFTRGTMHHCKPGDPPMVGYARTATIAGLAPPTEPADVIRARRMEYFHSMAAGPRPSVAVVADEDFPNCIAGWWGEVHVAVHKGLGLSGAVTNGVMRDLDVMDEGFPVLAGSIGVSHGFVHVRTIGEPVTILGLKVAQGDLVHADRHGALVIPPDVLPNLEAAITTVIANEAIVLEPARAPGFSIQSLEEAWARFEAART, translated from the coding sequence ATGTCCGACACGCTGCTCGCGCAGCTTCGCAGCGTTGATACGCCGACGGTTTGCAACGCCATCGAGGTGGCACAGGGACAACGCGGCTTCGATCGTTTCACGCGCGGCACCATGCACCACTGCAAGCCGGGCGACCCGCCAATGGTGGGCTATGCTCGGACAGCCACCATCGCCGGCCTGGCGCCTCCAACCGAACCCGCCGACGTGATCCGGGCGCGCCGGATGGAGTATTTCCATTCCATGGCCGCCGGACCCAGACCGTCGGTCGCTGTCGTCGCGGATGAAGACTTCCCCAACTGCATTGCCGGCTGGTGGGGGGAGGTCCATGTCGCCGTGCACAAAGGCCTTGGCCTTTCCGGTGCGGTCACAAACGGCGTCATGCGCGATCTCGACGTGATGGATGAGGGCTTTCCGGTTCTCGCCGGCTCGATCGGCGTAAGCCACGGCTTCGTCCATGTCCGCACGATTGGCGAACCGGTCACGATTTTGGGCCTCAAGGTCGCACAGGGCGACCTCGTGCACGCTGATCGGCACGGCGCGCTGGTCATCCCGCCTGACGTCCTGCCTAACCTTGAAGCCGCGATCACCACCGTCATCGCCAACGAGGCGATCGTCCTCGAACCGGCGCGGGCGCCAGGTTTTTCCATTCAATCGCTTGAAGAGGCTTGGGCCCGGTTCGAAGCCGCGCGCACCTGA
- a CDS encoding alpha/beta fold hydrolase translates to MREPLILLPGMMCDGRLFDDQIARFSSERMVSTGALVGSDSFEGLAEAILETAPQRFALAGLSMGGICAMEIVRQAPERVTRLALLDTNALADPPHLAPVRQEQTRRALSGDLIPVMRDEMKPNYLANGPRKSAILDLCMDMATALGADVFASQSRAIAARPDQRETLKRVSVPTLILCGRHDRLCPLERHTLMHELIPHATLTVIEDAGHLPTLEQPNATTEALAQWLNT, encoded by the coding sequence ATGCGCGAACCGTTGATCCTCCTGCCCGGCATGATGTGCGACGGCCGGCTGTTTGACGATCAGATCGCGCGGTTTTCGTCGGAGCGTATGGTGTCGACCGGTGCGCTTGTCGGTTCAGACAGTTTCGAGGGTCTCGCCGAAGCGATCCTTGAGACCGCGCCGCAGCGCTTCGCACTGGCCGGGCTGTCCATGGGCGGCATCTGCGCGATGGAAATCGTCCGGCAGGCCCCCGAGCGGGTCACGCGGCTTGCGCTTCTCGACACCAACGCGCTTGCCGACCCACCTCATCTCGCGCCTGTTCGGCAGGAACAAACCCGGCGCGCCCTCTCCGGTGATCTTATCCCTGTGATGCGCGATGAAATGAAGCCCAACTACCTCGCCAACGGCCCAAGAAAGTCAGCGATCCTCGATCTGTGCATGGACATGGCCACCGCATTGGGAGCGGACGTGTTCGCATCGCAATCCCGCGCGATTGCCGCCCGGCCCGATCAGCGTGAAACCCTCAAGCGCGTCAGCGTTCCCACACTGATCCTGTGCGGTCGCCATGATCGGCTCTGCCCATTGGAACGCCACACCCTGATGCATGAGCTGATTCCACACGCGACACTGACGGTCATCGAAGACGCGGGCCATCTGCCAACTCTGGAACAACCAAACGCGACAACCGAGGCCCTTGCCCAATGGCTGAACACATGA